Proteins co-encoded in one Theileria equi strain WA chromosome 3, complete sequence genomic window:
- a CDS encoding hypothetical protein (encoded by transcript BEWA_011140A): MTSKHSVLRALKWKDAFGKAKFPQLGNEIPEGPGSKYTNFSLQHIMEKYNFIPSMLVQREFLLPLCLKNPTLVQDAFLTTPRYSYTIETNFSHPSGEKPEPLKESAATVTKGH, from the coding sequence ATGACATCAAAACATTCCGTACTTCGAGCATTAAAATGGAAGGATGCATTTGGGAAGGCAAAGTTCCCGCAGCTAGGGAACGAAATTCCTGAAGGGCCGGGTAGCAAATACACAAATTTTTCGTTACAGCATATTATGGAAAAATACAattttataccatccatGCTTGTCCAAAGAGAGTTTTTGTTACCTCTTTGCCTAAAGAATCCTACGCTTGTACAGGATGCGTTTCTCACCACCCCAAGATACAGCTATACCATAGAGACGAACTTTTCGCACCCTAGCGGTGAGAAACCAGAACCTCTAAAGGAAAGTGCCGCTACCGTCACAAAAGGACACTAA
- a CDS encoding RAP domain-containing protein (encoded by transcript BEWA_011150A), with product MLSKLYVLMFRNLDYRHATKIKASLHCKNNRFVSYKCPFHSIDSSNSKNTNNDESILNTTSKDGESKGTPKETYSNKKAVQNTGVSTTSEFYFDPDVENLSTEQQKYKQELIKELTRKLSGPLADENGVLPIGDKRPIAIEVDGPSHFYSNSTKYTAYTKLKHRILTRMGYKVLHVPFFEWRRLRGAKEREEYMRAKLKEEPTEWLDPDDEKLYNRRIEALKEEHNAIDALKTTDNA from the coding sequence ATGTTATCCAAGCTATACGTTTTAATGTTCAGGAATCTTGATTATAGACACGCCACTAAAATAAAAGCCTCTTTACATTGTAAAAACAACCGCTTTGTATCTTATAAATGCCCTTTTCATAGTATAGATTCTTCCAACTCAAAGAACACTAACAATGACGAATCAATACTTAATACCACAAGTAAAGATGGCGAATCCAAAGGCACCCCAAAGGAAACCTACAGTAATAAGAAAGCTGTACAAAATACGGGTGTAAGTACAACAAGTGAATTCTATTTTGACCCTGATGTGGAAAATTTATCTACAGAGcaacaaaaatataaacaagaaCTAATAAAGGAATTAACCCGGAAGCTATCAGGGCCATTGGCTGATGAAAACGGTGTTCTTCCTATCGGTGATAAACGTCCTATAGCAATAGAGGTGGATGGCCCATCACACTTTTATTCGAACAGCACAAAATATACAGCATACACAAAGCTTAAACACAGAATTTTGACAAGAATGGGCTACAAAGTGTTACACGTACCATTCTTTGAGTGGCGCCGTCTAAGAGGTGCCAAAGAAAGAGAAGAGTATATGAGAGCAAAACTTAAAGAGGAGCCTACTGAATGGCTTGATCCTGATGACGAAAAATTATATAACCGAAGAATAGAAGCCCTGAAGGAAGAACATAATGCCATAGACGCACTTAAGACCACAGATAATGCATAA
- a CDS encoding hypothetical protein (encoded by transcript BEWA_011160A), which yields MEFNFKSKLYDSDKITINNLKSSCSLLTKDLDSSNSTAPSENVTISNEPFSLQSYLSQIKLNRSTKEYDPESSELESNSRSRTVDYTKDEIIDKNERIKKLEKSLSNIQSNVELKRSNILENIYQKINLLENKIAEGETDTNARLTWISKKVSQTILHKIIHVTD from the exons ATGGAATTTAATTTCAAGTCCAAACTTTACGATAGTGATAAGATAACGATAAATAACCTGAAATCGTCATGTAGTCTACTAACTAAAGATCTTGATTCATCCAATTCCACTGCTCCATCGGAAAATGTTACTATTTCAAACGAACCATTTTCCTTACAAA GTTACTTATCACAGATTAAATTAAATCGTTCTACAAAAGAATATGATCCAGAGTCATCGGAACTTGAAAGCAATTCAAGAAGTAGAACAGTGGACTATACAAAGGACGAAATAATTGacaaaaat GAACGTATCAAAAAATTAGAAAAAAGTTTAAGTAATATTCAGTCCAATGTGGAATTAAAACGAAGTAATATACTCGAA AACATATACCAAAAGATAAATCTACTGGAAAACAAAATAGCTGAGGGAGAGACGGACACAAATGCGAGATTAACATGGATCAGTAAAAAGGTTTCACAGACAATACTTCACAAAATAATTCATGTCACAGATTGA
- a CDS encoding hypothetical protein (encoded by transcript BEWA_011170A), producing the protein MVSKQQDSIFKDKDDFINDIYNKFVTKFGVSINFRFNTSLSRERASWKKTEKETLFCVTERIESVKAEIRDTQIMKSEILSNLEFYINTEIPQIKANIENLNKKLDNTEQIVGSKVSTDLIALADFLRCESAKMNEMKRKILLEVNRDLEKLRLHIKKVSHKLLSYTSDTFCIM; encoded by the exons ATGGTTAGCAAACAACAGGAcagtatttttaaagataAGGACGACtttataaatgatatttaCAATAAGTTTGttacaaaatttggagtCTCAATTAACTTTAGATTCAACACTTCTCTATCACGAGAAAGGGCAAGTTGGAAAAAAACGGAAAAGGAAACACTTTTCTGTGTTACAGAACGAATAGAATCCGTAAA GGCAGAAATTCGCGATACACAAATAATGAAATCAGAAATTCTATCAAACTTAGAATTCTACATTAACACCGAGATCCCACAAATAAAGGCTAATATCGAAAACCTGAATAAGAAATTAGACAATACCGAGCAAAT TGTAGGGAGTAAGGTATCAACGGATCTCATAGCTTTAGCAGATTTTCTCAGATGCGAAAGCGCTAAGAT GAAtgaaatgaaaaggaaaatacTCCTGGAAGTTAATAGGGATTTGGAGAAGCTTAGACTTCATATCAAAAAGGTAAGCCACAAACTATTATCTTATACATCAGATACATTTTGCataatgtaa
- a CDS encoding signal recognition particle 68 kD protein, putative (encoded by transcript BEWA_011180A), which translates to MDDSLGGSVVQSGKTPKQLDIQDPVEFTPITFPVLGYVNDIRFKHGIKFEEYGRFHKYCSKKLYVLRRQLRPSLSKTHRYIHEEFPQSIDDIRYLEILVVRSERLWSHGMDLKSKFQAASTTNTRGKQYYTRKFRKAYRVSMLLEDYCKKFGNNDTYNNAKIYRNYMEGMIQFEQEKFEEAHRCLSAYLTVLEQKSRYAQDPLDSEGYRSQISQINSIIKLCTFHLKIVGKTVLPRQAMQNDDSNADLITIRTLKDGDLALYCRGSFVQIESHLLLQRLLEALNSFDKLLISDKVIANLSSSNDILESIKSEITNKISKEMILNDYEEIMGQFTDCHNDVGSEIMTYINNQEQLRKLEVSILLLKFLLELEKLVVLEILSLNELGSCDTTSSFPNCNEGIRYANMLKQQVSSLIGNTHLGSNFLVPNEIVRSVNALLLGIYNFRQNSLNEGMALIHWIRKRPNMVDEIHQDKSNRILWRTLFLFKALQKTFFVVSNKFYKRSLVIFARNKSDKKTSGEGEYELMSVFNLEKNFVNCKPLLFDLAFINYNPPELATSTAFVKGMRNMFASLWS; encoded by the exons ATGGATGATAGTCTTGGAGGTAGCGTTGTCCAGAGTGGTAAAACACCTAAACAGCTGGATATTCAAGATCCAGTTGAGTTTACACCGATAACATTTCCAG TTCTAGGATATGTCAACGATATCCGTTTCAAACATGGCATAAAATTTGAAGAATATGGTCGTTTCCATAAATATTGTTCCAAGAAGCTCTATGTATTGAGAAGACAGTTGCGACCTTCGTTATCTAAGACCCACCGATACATACACGAGGAATTTCCGCAATCAATAGATGATATAAG GTATCTAGAAATTCTAGTTGTAAGATCTGAGCGTTTGTGGTCCCATGGCATGGACCTAAAATCCAAATTCCAGGCTGCATCAACTACTAATACACGTGGAAAGCAATATTACACAAGAAAGTTTCGCAAAGCATATCGTGTGTCGATGTTGTTGGAAGATTATTGTAAGAAGTTTGGTAATAACGACACATATAACAACGCAAAG ATATATCGTAACTATATGGAGGGGATGATTCAATTTGAACAGGAAAAATTTGAAGAGGCACATAGATGTTTATCGGCATATTTAACGGTCTTGGAACAAAAATCTCGCTATGCCCAGGATCCTCTAGACTCTGAGGGATATCGCTCCCAGATTTCTCAGATAAATTCCATAATAAAGCTCTGTACTTTCCATTTGAAAATTGTTGGAAAGACAGTACTACCTCGACAGGCTATGCAAAATGATGATTCTAACGCAGACTTAATAACAATTAGAACACTCAAGGACGGAGATCTCGCTCTATATTGCAGAGGATCATTTGTTCAAATTGAATCACATCTATTATTGCAAAGATTACTGGAAGCCCTAAATTCTTTTGACAAACTGTTGATCTCTGACAAAGTTATAGCTAACTTGTCAAGTTCTAATGATATTTTAGAATCAATCAAGAGCGAAATCACGAACAAAATTTCTAAAGAGATGATATTGAATGATTATGAAGAAATTATGGGCCAATTTACAGATTGCCACAATGATGTCGGATCTGAAATTATGACTTATATTAATAACCAAGAACAGCTGCGTAAGCTAGAAGTGTCCATACTTCTATTGAAGTTCTTACTTGAGTTGGAAAAACTCGTTGTACTGGAGATTTTGTCATTAAATGAATTAGGAAGTTGTGACACTACAAGTTCATTCCCAAATTGCAATGAAGGGATTAGATATGCAAATATGTTGAAGCAGCAAGTTTCATCTCTTATAGGTAATACACACTTGGGATCAAATTTCTTAGTACCAAATGAGATTGTCCGATCGGTCAATGCACTCTTACTTGGTATATACAATTTTCGTCAGAATAGTTTGAATGAGGGGATGGCTCTAATCCATTGGATCAGAAAACGACCAAATATGGTGGATGAAATTCACCAAGATAAATCAAATCGAATACTCTGGAGAACTTTATTCCTATTCAAGGCATTGCAG aaaacattttttgtcGTATCAAATAAGTTTTATAAACGTTCATTGGTTATATTTGCACGAAACAAATCGGATAAAAAGACATCAGGGGAGGGAGAGTACGAACTGATGAGCGTATTTAACTTAGAAAAGAATTTTGTAAACTGCAAACCACTCCTCTTCGACCTTGCCTTCATTAACTACAACCCCCCCGAGCTAGCAACCAGTACCGCATTCGTAAAGG GAATGCGCAACATGTTTGCTTCTTTATGGAGTTAA
- a CDS encoding nascent polypeptide associated complex alpha subunit, putative (encoded by transcript BEWA_011190A): MARSRTKARNPVMKVSDEESVSDASSIVDSDLEVDEKEDGKADAHGSGTKNKQSKNERKARKSMSKLGLKPVEGVTKIYIRKSKQVYFVVNKPDVFKLPNSDTYVIFGEAKIEDINGANQAEAAQRLSQLTSSIPTAADSDLAVPVTPDVPEAEAGDFTPSPADIELVIKQAGCTREQATQSLVKHKGNVIDSIMELSA, from the coding sequence ATGGCTAGGAGTAGAACAAAGGCTAGGAATCCAGTAATGAAAGTGTCTGATGAAGAAAGCGTCAGTGACGCGTCGTCCATAGTGGACAGTGATTTGGAGGTTGAcgaaaaggaagatggcAAGGCAGACGCCCATGGAAGTGGAACTAAGAATAAGCAAAGCAAAAATGAGCGCAAGGCAAGGAAGTCCATGAGCAAGTTAGGATTAAAGCCAGTGGAAGGTGTAACGAAAATTTACATCAGAAAGTCCAAACAGGTTTACTTCGTTGTCAACAAACCCGATGTCTTTAAACTGCCAAATTCTGACACTTACGTCATATTTGGCGAAGCTAAAATTGAGGATATCAATGGTGCTAATCAAGCAGAAGCTGCGCAGCGTCTCAGCCAATTAACCTCATCGATTCCCACTGCTGCTGATTCAGATCTCGCTGTACCCGTGACTCCAGACGTCCCTGAGGCTGAAGCTGGAGATTTTACCCCGTCACCTGCTGATATAGAACTGGTAATAAAACAGGCTGGATGTACCAGAGAACAGGCCACTCAATCTCTTGTCAAACACAAGGGTAACGTCATTGACAGTATAATGGAACTATCAGCATAG
- a CDS encoding hypothetical protein (encoded by transcript BEWA_011200A) translates to MSTNKKRVNRKYQFDPIAHSPLFPVISEQVRLHVLAKRKKLYNENEWKRASRRLLFESLFEMERNFVPPQTYDENNTRTVSINRQIAIKTEMRSSLESLNCLMEWMRSQYKDENLSRHERLLELREEQREEKNNAEVLRHLRKIVFLQKLSKESKTEMERRKMCAHDAEMGRKKISAGEREEEETLMFPSDRKLAACGLITQPTKISTGHNM, encoded by the coding sequence ATGTCAACTAATAAGAAAAGAGTAAATCGCAAATATCAGTTTGATCCAATCGCTCATTCTCCACTTTTTCCTGTTATCTCTGAACAGGTTCGGCTACACGTATTAGCTAAAAGAAAGAAATTatataatgaaaatgagtGGAAACGAGCATCTAGGCGTCTGCTCTTCGAATCTCTGTTCGAAATGGAAAGGAATTTTGTCCCTCCTCAAACATATGACGAAAACAACACAAGAACGGTATCTATAAATCGGCAAATTGCAATAAAAACTGAAATGCGTTCATCACTAGAGTCGTTGAACTGCTTAATGGAATGGATGAGATCACAGTACAAGGACGAGAATCTATCGCGACATGAACGTCTTCTTGAATTAAGGGAAGAGCAGCGCGAAGAAAAGAATAATGCAGAAGTTTTAAGACATCTCAGAAAAATCGTGTTTCTGCAAAAATTGTCGAAAGAATCCAAGACGGAGATGGAACGAAGGAAGATGTGCGCTCACGATGCCGAAATGGGACGTAAAAAAATTAGTGCTGGGGAACGcgaggaagaagaaacatTAATGTTTCCTAGCGATCGCAAACTTGCCGCGTGCGGATTAATTACGCAACCAACTAAAATAAGCACAGGACATAACATGTAA
- a CDS encoding hypothetical protein (encoded by transcript BEWA_011210A) codes for MELQNKRTRNVSRILLENDHVRTKSRGRSVRLRGRKPSTKATKALQYPKQKIKNLLKPIFSSRISNLDKLYPISTDKSSEHISAQFNQKTNEKENDDNMSSSSSSSNFNDAALDSEQDHFNNMIALSTENSALHRRYEREHADRLLKSFESGHDTTSKSDYDRPFWPNNAVSSDYGKDISPWIDLIMPGYSQPYCTRINIISRDEKHCSDGCPLSYSFGVRFICSN; via the coding sequence ATGGAACTTCAGAATAAAAGAACTCGAAATGTATCAAGGATACTTCTGGAAAACGATCACGTTAGGACAAAATCGCGGGGTCGGTCTGTTAGATTGAGAGGCAGAAAACCATCTACCAAAGCAACTAAAGCCTTGCAATATCCTAAACAGAAGATCAAAAATTTACTTAAGCCAATTTTCTCCTCAAGGATATCGAATTTGGATAAATTGTATCCAATATCTACTGACAAATCTTCTGAACATATTTCGGCTCAATTTAACCAAAAAActaatgaaaaggaaaatgatgaCAACATGTCATCATCCAGTTCATCCTCTAATTTCAATGACGCGGCCTTGGATTCTGAACAGGATCACTTTAATAACATGATTGCATTGTCTACTGAAAACTCTGCATTGCACAGACGATATGAAAGAGAACATGCTGATCGTTTACTTAAGTCATTTGAATCAGGACATGATACGACTTCTAAATCGGATTACGACAGGCCATTTTGGCCAAACAACGCTGTTTCAAGTGATTATGGCAAAGATATTTCTCCTTGGATCGATCTTATTATGCCTGGATATTCACAGCCATATTGTACAAGAATTAATATAATATCGCGAGATGAAAAACATTGCAGCGATGGTTGCCCACTCTCTtattcctttggagtaCGCTTTATATGTTCTAATTGA
- a CDS encoding protein of unknown function DUF558 domain-containing protein (encoded by transcript BEWA_011220A): MNLLLFRHSDILVIDDDLFVDVIDRVTLNHIVTVLRVSIGKELKVGIIGSKQGTARVVAIEKDRIRLQLYEEFKNLVSVPNRQLVDLVIGIPRPKSLDKLLQYSASIGVGKVNLVCSSRVELSYLNSHKLENEHIEKSLLLGLQQGVDTVVPEVKIFKSMGEYERESLSNLNALKLIAHPGSEDTLGSLGINKHIKGPIVVAIGPEGGWLDDEVDLYKRMGFKPFSITDRILRTEVAVVAILSQLSLLLNDKILRNGLEPANR; this comes from the exons ATGAATTTATTACTCTTTAGACACTCTGATATTCTGGTTATTGATGATGATTTGTTCGTAGATGTCATCGACAGGGTTACATTGAATCATATTGTAACTGTATTGAGAGTTTCTATTGGTAAGGAGCTTAAGGTTGGCATAATCGGCTCCAAACAAGGTACGGCCAGGGTTGTGGCGATAGAGAAGGACAGAATTAGATTACAGCTATACGAAGAGTTTAAAAA TTTGGTTTCCGTTCCGAATAGACAACTCGTCGATTTAGTGATTGGTATACCGCGCCCAAAATCGCTAGATAAATTATTACAG TATTCTGCCAGTATCGGTGTTGGTAAAGTCAATTTAGTATGCTCATCTAGGGTGGAGCTTTCTTATCTAAACTCACATAAACTGGAAAATGAGCATATAGAGAAATCGCTATTATTGGGACTCCAACAAGGTGTAGATACAGTTGTTCCAGAGGTAAAGATATTTAAAAGTATGGGCGAATATGAGAGGGAATCCTTATCTAATTTGAATGCCCTTAAATTAATAGCACATCCAGGATCCGAAGACACTCTTGGGTCTTTGGGAATAAATAAACACATCAAAGGACCGATCGTAGTAGCTATAGGCCCAGAAGGGGGATGGTTGGATGATGAAGTGGATTTATATAAAAGAATGGGTTTTAAACCATTTTCTATTACGGATAGAATTCTCCGCACGGAAGTAGCAGTTGTCGCAATACTGTCACAATTATCACTTCttttaaatgataaaatacTAAGAAACGGTTTGGAACCAGCTAATAGGTAG
- a CDS encoding hypothetical protein (encoded by transcript BEWA_011230A), translating to MEFLENFNGNNESQLKTLGNHTASVKPIKGKTIPLKERFNQGLLEDEDMYSGKPVWQQLNDIESIWKVKFKHKSRIKIQRDISKAKKSVETLEELENNANSIYLDDIRNINKQESNINIKGHLPSEETLLINDINLQGKACYEQPTIQEEKYSIKDNNSLIDSKTIITREDEEFITEIFGNNENVIDATTPSAIIESNTNIEPEKWLNMNPNHIIIQQTIIKSKIPSQILSAITDKHNQLNPINSATALHRLAKQIHPYNRHTILNHKSFGKLISVIEVHIPEFDSQGLTNILWSIVRIKITPTWLSQLLTQIDKNLMVFNANELSSCLLSLSKVGIKNNESLELRSKLVALIRTRINGFKTPLELTCVSTGLARFNVRDPILFGHISRQIIDSLDKFTMNELRGVAWSFAYLGFNDRLLFANIRNFIENNANETNVKNVIRLAWALSKLKEADSELFLFTISPLIRSNISNLTCKDISTIAWAFLNAEIEDCDLFNDLATALQHQMEEMTTHDITSCVATFSHIEASHRVLFNKMKTRAVEISNEFTPLQLAKIIRGFSYFSDEKFYSVMSRVVESKLPLMSPENILEVLVGFTEAKIVPDALFSKLLHSISKNARKMYAEDSLMLLNVANELRGKYSDRSFSKLLTKLSRALLEQIEERVSKWRCFDISQISLVFKCMKENLQQNSIVKTLSKQLVPCLNRLYSSNLSQNEKVEIFSIFLESSACLNTLCIDIIRTEITKNAKLITIYRKFFTLVKERYDQMKSENKVFGQIDVVFLLVKLGFIDNSVISMCDDIILSYESKKIDSWDHITKTIWFLTEAGINHSWIKEKIAEFLVDYESEDKEHLDYIIRIMWSCVVLGNDDVLMQILQKHLHKFNKKMPKDMLCAQQIALHILKCLPIDVNRKIPRNTDAEKSPICNISGDIITSIKLPSLYQYTIGEVEFGILTDWLQYQREDLFAITKNNKRHVLEIDHESWISECLISMKIPHKAIHVVENVYRISVSFPVEKHLIDVITFKDMLAPDGKIRASALLRQRQLQYLGYGISSIKLPSLYQAIKEKTAKNLIAKVISDFNPTAKEQVSFRNLGT from the exons ATGGAATTCCTGGAAAACTTTAATGGTAACAATGAATCTCAACTTAAAACTTTAGGAAATCATACTGCTTCTGTAAAACCAATAAAAGGAAAAACTATACCGTTAAAGGAACGTTTTAACCAAGGACTTCTTGAGGACGAGGATATGTATTCTGGAAAACCAGTCTGGCAACAACTAAATGATATAGAAAGTATATGGAAGGTTAAGTTTAAACACAAATCCagaataaaaatacaaCGAGATATATCGAAAGCAAAAAAATCCGTGGAAACTCTGGAAGAGTTGGAGAATAATGCAAACAGCATATATTTAGATGACATCAGAAACATAAACAAACAAGAATCGAATATAAATATTAAGGGTCATCTACCTAGTGAGGAAACTCTTTTAATAAATGACATTAATCTGCAAGGAAAAGCATGCTACGAACAACCTACAATTCAAGAGGAAAAGTATAGTATAAAAGATAATAATAGTTTGATTGATTCAAAGACCATTATTACGcgtgaagatgaagaatttaTAACAgaaatttttggaaataatgaaaatgttaTAGATGCAACTACTCCGTCTGCTATTATAGAATCCAATACAAATATAGAACCGGAAAAATGGTTAAATATGAATCCAAATCATATAATTATTCAGCAAACCATAATAAAAAGCAAAATTCCTTCACAAATTTTATCCGCCATAACTGATAAGCACAACCAACTAAATCCTATTAATTCTGCCACAGCCTTACATCGTTTAGCCAAACAAATACACCCATATAATAGACATACTATTTTAAACCACAAATCTTTTGGGAAATTGATTAGCGTGATAGAGGTTCATATTCCAGAATTTGATTCTCAGGGTCttacaaacattttatgGTCTATTGTTAGGATTAAAATCACTCCAACGTGGTTGTCCCAGCTTCTTACTCAAATAGACAAGAATCTAATGGTATTTAATGCAAACGAACTCTCCAGCTGTTTGTTATCCCTATCTAAAGTtggaataaaaaataatGAGAGTTTGGAACTAAGATCGAAATTAGTCGCTCTAATACGCACCAGAATCAATGGATTTAAGACACCCTTAGAACTAACATGTGTTTCTACTGGTTTGGCACGCTTCAATGTAAGAGATCCAATATTGTTTGGTCATATAAGTAGACAAATTATCGATTCACTAGATAAGTTTACTATGAATGAGCTACGCGGTGTTGCTTGGTCATTTGCTTATTTGGGATTTAATGACCGTCTTTTATTCGCTAACATTAGaaattttatagaaaataATGCTAACGAAACGAATGTTAAGAACGTGATTCGTTTGGCTTGGGCTTTGTCTAAATTAAAAGAGGCAGATAGTGAGCTATTTCTATTCACCATATCGCCACTTATAAGATCGAACATATCCAATCTAACTTGCAAGGATATATCTACTATTGCATGGGCATTTCTAAACGCTGAAATTGAAGACTGTGACTTATTTAATGATTTAGCAACCGCACTGCAACACcaaatggaagaaatgaCAACACACGACATCACTTCATGTGTTGCCACCTTTTCCCATATAGAGGCTTCCCATAGAGTTCTTTTCAACAAAATGAAAACAAGAGCTGTGGAAATATCAAATGAATTTACACCTTTACAATTGGCTAAGATAATTAGAGGGTTCTCTTATTTTTCTGATGAAAAATTTTACAGTGTCATGAGCAGAGTTGTGGAATCTAAACTTCCTTTAATGTCCCCTGAAAATATTCTTGAAGTACTCGTTGGTTTTACAGAGGCAAAAATAGTACCAGATGCATTATTTTCTAAACTTTTACATTCTATATCAAAAAATGCTAGAAAAATGTATGCTGAAGATTCACTAATGCTTTTAAATGTAGCAAATGAGTTAAGGGGAAAATATAGTGATCGCTCATTCTCCAAGCTCCTCACAAAACTATCAAGGGCTTTGCTTGAACAAATAGAGGAAAGAGTttcaaaatggagatgtttTGATATATCTCAGATTTCATTAGTTTTTAAGTGCATGAAGGAAAATTTGCAACAAAATTCAATTGTAAAAACCTTATCAAAACAATTGGTTCCATGTTTGAATAGATTGTATTCGTCAAATCTATCTcagaatgaaaaggtcgaaatattttcaattttttTGGAATCATCAGCTTGTCTAAATACATTATGTATAGATATAATTCGTACGGAAATCACCAAAAATGCCAAACTTATAACAatatatcgcaaattttTTACTTTGGTTAAAGAAAGGTATGATCAGATGAAAAGTGAAAATAAAGTTTTTGGCCAAATAGATGTCGTATTTttacttgtaaaacttggGTTTATAGATAATTCAGTTATATCCATGTGTGATGACATTATTTTATCATACGAGTCCAAAAAAATAGACTCCTGGGATCATATTACAAAAACAATCTGGTTTTTAACAGAAGCTGGTATTAATCACTCATGGATTAAGGAGAAAATAGCTGAATTTCTTGTAGATTATGAATCTGAAGATAAGGAACATTTAGACTATATAATCAGAATAATGTGGTCTTGTGTTGTTTTAGGTAATGATGATGTCTTAATGCAAATACTACAGAAGCATCTTCATAAATTTAATAAAAAAATGCCAAAAGACATGTTATGTGCTCAGCAAATAGCTCTACATATCCTAAAATGTTTACCAATAGATGTTAATCGTAAAATACCCCGTAATACAGATGCAGAGAAATCACCTATCTGCAATATTTCAGGAGACATAATAACGTCTATTAAACTACCTTCTCTGTATCAATACACTATAGGAGAGGTTGAATTCGGTATACTAACTGATTGGTTACAGTACCAACGAGAGGACCTATTTGCTATAACtaagaataataaaagGCATGTGCTAGAAATCGACCATGAATCGTGGATATCCGAATGCCTAATAAGCATGAAAATTCCACATAAGGCTATTCATGTTGTTGAAAACGTATATCGCATCAGTGTATCGTTTCCCGTAGAAAAACATCTTATAGATGTAATCACATTTAAG GATATGCTTGCTCCGGACGGAAAGATAAGGGCGTCCGCATTGTTACGTCAGCGCCAGTTACAATACCTAGGTTATGGAATCAGCTCTATAAAACTACCCAGCTTGTATCAAGCAATTAAAGAGAAGACTGCAAAAAATCTCATTGCCAAAGTAATTTCTGATTTTAATCCCACAGCTAAAGAACAAGTTTCATTCAGAAACCTTGGAACATAA
- a CDS encoding hypothetical protein (encoded by transcript BEWA_011240A) — protein MFSNHVKVYKSLSMPFAQKICSKKILNRSLFIKSGVRYTSSDKNDSYVEEKRFGDVEQLCSSLDNGNQSWWSLYVRGEVPDYPPRKKMFEKLTSEGIDVESMETFEVEDFTRWLLMREIHGKKYPKFPYDIRLEDKIEDLKNRIPLKHDD, from the coding sequence ATGTTTTCAAATCATGTTAAGGTTTACAAGTCTCTTTCAATGCCTTTTGCACAAAAAATTTGCTCTaaaaaaattttaaacaggagtttatttataaaatcagGTGTTAGGTATACAAGTTCAGACAAAAACGATTCATATgttgaagaaaagagaTTTGGCGATGTAGAACAATTGTGTTCATCGCTAGACAACGGTAATCAAAGTTGGTGGTCTCTTTATGTAAGAGGTGAAGTCCCAGACTATCCCCCTCGTAAAAAAATGTTCGAGAAATTAACCTCGGAAGGAATTGATGTTGAATCTATGGAAACCTTTGAAGTGGAAGATTTTACTCGCTGGTTATTAATGAGAGAAATACATGGAAAAAAGTATCCAAAGTTCCCCTATGATATTAGACTAGAGGATAAAATAGaggatttgaaaaatcGCATACCTTTGAAGCACGATGATTAG